The genomic DNA GGTGCACGCGCTACTCCTTACAGGCCCACGAGTGCCGGCAGACCGCTCAGGTCCTTGATTTCGTGGCAACCCCACACCGACCAGCTCGGCTCGTGGCCACGCGCGACGAAGGCCTTGTTCTTGATGCCGACATCGTCCGCCGACAAATGGTCGTAGCGCATGCTGGACGAAACGTGAAGCACGTCGTCGGGGGTGCATTCCAGCTGCTCGATCATGTACTCGAAAGCCCTCAGACGCGGCTTGTAGGCACCCGCCTGCTGTGCGGTATACACGCGGTGGAAAGGTGCGCCCAGCTTTTCGACACTGTACGGGATCTGCACGTCCATGGCGTTCGAAAAGATCACCAGCTGGTATTCCTTGGCCAGGCGTGCCAGCGCGTCCGGCACATCCTTGTGGGGCTGCCAGGTCGGCACGGCGTTGTAGAACTTCAGGCCTTCGTTGTCGCGGTACTCGATACCCCAGCGGCGGCAAAGGCGCTCCACCGAATTGCACAGCAACTCGTCATACGGACGCCAGTCGCCCATCACCTCATCCAGGCGATAGCGCGCGAAGTCAGTCGTGAACTGCTGCATATTCTCCGGCGCGATGCGGTCGGCAAAAAGCTCGCGTGCCAGATCCGCCATCTGGAAGTTGATCAGGGTGCCGTAGCAATCGAAGGAGATGTACTTGGGTCGCAGGGTGGTGGCGCTCATGTTTCAGGATTCCATTCAGGTTGATTCGTGCCTCGCTATGTGCAAAGCTCGCTCGGCGGCTCGCTACCGGACGTAATTTCATGCGCGCTGGCGGCATATACCGGACCGTCGCCTCCTGGAAACCATTAAATCATGTGGGGCCGGTATGGATGTCTCGTTGTCATGCCGCCCGGCCACATTATTCTTCGATTTAAAACCATCGCACAGCACGAGTTGCTGCGACCAGGAATCGCCCGTGTCGGCCCGTTCCATGCAAGTGGAATGATGGGGTCACAGCGTACGGTGAGGCACGCTTGCGGCGGCAGAAATCCGGACACTGATGGCAGCTTGTCTGCAGGGCCGACACCGCTGCGCGGTCGTGACGCCATCGCGCGCGGGTAGCCGGGCAGGGATTCGACAGAAGCACGATCTGCGGTCGGCCTGCCCGCAGACAGCACAACCTTCGGTTTGCCCCCGCCCTGCGCATCATCGTGTGGAATTGCATGGATCGGTCGAAACCCCCTCGAAGCTATGGCAACATTGTTCTTAACTACAGAGGCCTCGAACACAATCCCGCACGCTGTCAACGCAGAACTGGTTGCGGCGGCAGGCCAGGCAGATGAGGTAAAGCATGAAAGATCCGAATGGGAGCGGCACCGTCCACTTTCGCAGCATGAAGCCGGAAGACCTGCCGGACGTGCATAAGCTGTCCCTGGCCACGTTGTGGCCGCACCGCCTCGAGGACTGGAAGTTCATCCTCGAGATCGGCGAGGGGATCGTCGCGGAAGACGGGACGGGCATTATCGGCACGGTGATGTACTGGTTCCATGGCATGGACTACGCATGGCTGGGCATGACCATCGTCTCACCGGACCATCGCCATCAAGGACTCGGGCGCGATCTCGTCTCCCGGGCGCTGGTAGCAACCGGAGACCGAACAGTCCTGCTCCATACTACTGCGGATGGCGTACCGTTGTTCGAGAGCTTCGGCTTCCGGCCAACCGGCTGGGTACACCGGCACCAGGGCAGTGTCTTTCACTATCCGTTCGTGCCACTCAGTGCAGGCGAGCGCATCCGGCCCGTCAGCCCGCGGGACGAAGCCGCGCTAGCGGAGATGGCGAGCCGCTCCAGCGGCATGCCGCGCGCCACGGTGATCAAGCATTTGCTGACGGTCGCCGATATCGTCGCCATTGACCGGTACGGCGAATTGATTGCCTTCGCGGCACTGCGCAAGTTCGGCCACGGTTTCGTCATCGGGCCGGTGATCGCGCCCGATGTCGACCGCGCCAAGGCCTTGATCGCCCATTGGGCAGGCTCGCGTGCGGGCTCATTCGTGCGTGCCGACGTTCCCGAAACCAGCGGCTTGAGTTCCTGGCTTACCGACATGGGCCTGGTGCAGGTCGATGAAACGGTGCAGGCAATGGCGCGTGGCAAACCGCCGCTGCCAGATGCTTCGATCACCCGGTTCGCTTTGCTCAGCCAGTCGTTAGGCTAGGCGCTGCCCGAGCAGCGCTCCCCCTGCAGTTACAACAGCAGCCGCATGGCACCTCCCACTGGCGTGCCCGTGCGGGAGCCTGGCGTCATGCATCGCAAGGTTCGCGTACTGCCGACGCATGCCAGGCAGCGGATATCACATCCGATGCAAGCCAACCCCGGCTGACGAAAATGGCACCAAAGCCGTATCGCCAATTCGCTCGCTTTTCCCATCGGGATTGAGGCAAGTGGCGCTCGCTGCAGGATGCCAGCGGCATCGCAGCATAACGTGTTGAAAACCACGCGAAATTGCGGTTTCGCATGAGTTGGGAAGCCAGGTCCGATAGTTAATGCTACGCATCCGTGCCTAGAATGACTTGGCGTTCGTTCCCCGTGCACGACTCGGTTGACCACGATCGGTCTTGCCTGGCTGTGCAAGTTAGCCTTCCATATGGATTCCTCATGCAAATCGATTCCCTGATCGCATTAGACCGCGAACACCTGATTCACCCCCTGGTCAACTACCGCGCCCACGAACAACGTGGCGTCACCATTCTCGAATCAGGGCACGGCGCCTACTTGAAGGATGCACAAGGCAATGAGCTGCTCGATGCCTTCTCCGGCCTCTGGTGCGTCAACGTAGGCTATGGCCAGCAGAGCATTGTCCAGGCCGCCGCGGAGCAGATGGCCAAGCTGCCTTATGCCACCGGCTATTTCCACTTCGGCTCCGAGCCGGCGATCCGGCTTGCGGCACGCCTGGTCGAATTGGCGCCGCCCTCGCTTCGGCACGTGTACTTCACGCTCGGCGGTTCGGATGCGGACGATTCAGCGATCCGCTTCATTACGCACTACTTCAATTCGACAGGCCGGCCGCAGAAAAAGCAGTTCATTTCGCTCGAGCGTGGCTATCATGGTTCGTCGTCGCAAGGATCTGGGCTGACAGCGCTTTCGGTATTCCACAACAATTTCGATGTGCCGTTGCGCAACCAGCACAAGATTCCCTCGCCCTATCCTTACCGCAATCCTGTGGGCCCGGATCCGGAAGCCATCATCCGTGCGTCGGTGGAAGCCTTGCGATCCAAGGTGCGGGAACTGGGCGCGGACAATGTCGCCGCCTTCTTCTGCGAACCGATCCAGGGCTCCGGTGGCGTCATCGTTCCGCCCAAGGGCTGGCTCAAGGCAATGCGCATCGCGTGCCGCGAGTTGGGAATCCTGTTCGTCGTTGACGAGGTCATCACCGCGTTCGGCCGCACCGGTCCGATGTTCGCGTGCGAAGCCGAAGGCGTCGAGCCGGACCTGATGACGATTGCGAAGGGCTTGACCGCCGCTTACGCGCCGATGGGCGCGGTACTGATGTCGGATGAAGTGTACGCAGGCATCGCGGACGGTATGGCCAGCGGCGTTCCGGTGGGCCACGGCTATACCTATTCTGCACACCCTGTCAGCGCTGCCATCGGCCTGGAAGTGCTCCGGCTATACACGGAGGGCGGGCTGATCGCTAACGGTATTGCGCAAGCCCCGCACTTCGAGGAAGGCCTGCGCAGCCTGCTCAGCCACCCGCTGGTTGGCGAGGCGCGCAGCCGCGGGCTGCTCGGCGCGCTGGAACTGGTCAGTGACAAGTCCAGCAAAGAGCGCTTCAGCCCCTCGCTGAAGCTTCACGAGCGCATCACCGAGGTCGCCTACCGCAACAAAGTGGTATTCCGCGCCTTCGGCGACAACATCCTCGGCTTCGCGCCGGCGCTCTGCTATACCGCGGCCGATTTCGAGCTGCTGTTCGCCCGTTTGAAAAAGACGCTGGATGAAGTGCTGGCCCAACCCGAAGTCCGGGCGGCCGTCAAGCAGTAAGTCTATTTGCGCCAATGTCCCCGTAGTGTCAACGCGGGGAATAGTCCTGCTAACGTACCTGAATGACGAGACTGGCGGAGGATCGCGATGTTTGACACGCCTAAACTGGATCGGATCGACATCTCTATCCTCAGCCATCTGCAACGTAACGGCCGTACCACCAACGTGGACCTGGCCGATGCGGTCGGGCTCTCGCCCAGCCCGTGCCTGATCCGCGTAAAGCGCCTGGAGAAAGCGGGCTACATCGGTGGATATGGCGCCCAACTCCGGCTGGAAAAACTGGGAAACATGCAGATCGTGTTTACCCAGGTAACACTATCCGATCACCGTCGCGAGGACTTCGCCAAATTCGAGGCTACGATTCGAGACATTGACGAGATCGTCGAATGCCACCTGGTGAGCGGCGGCTTCGATTACATGCTGAAGTTCGTGACATGCGGCGTGGCGCACTACCAGAGCATTGTCGAGGATGTGCTCAGGCAGAACGTCAATATCGAGAAATACTTCAGTTATATCGTGATCAAGTCGTCGTTCGTCAAAGGCTATTATCCGATCACCAAGCTGCTTGCCGGACACGAATAGCCGGCCGCTCGACTCGCCCTATCCGGCCTTACCTCGCCATGCCGGCCTGTCACGTTTTTCGACGACGAGCGCCGCGGGTCGTGTAATGCCTTCCCCCTTCTCTCCAGCCTTGGCAAATCGCCTGCTTGCCGCCGTCCAAGGCAAAACGGCCGGCTTGCGCCGGCCGCCCTGGTAACAGAGGCAGCGCCTCAGTCCAGCTGGCCCTGGCACACGTACTTGATGTGCATGTACTCGTCCATGCCATGGCGAGACCCCTCGCGCCCATAGCCCGAGTCTTTCACCCCGCCGAACGGCGCCGCTTCCGCTGCCAGCGCGCCTTCGTTGATCCCGACAATGCCTGACTCGAGCGCATCGGCAAGGCGCCAGATCCGCCTCACGTCATTCGAGTAAAAATATGCCGCCAGGCCGAATGGTGTCGCATTGGCTGCCGCAACCACGTCGGCTTCTGTACTGAAGCGCGTCACCGGTGCGACCGGGCCAAAGGTCTCTTCATAAGAGCACTGCATGGAGGCATCGGCATCCACCAGCACGGTCGGGGCATAGTAGTTGGGACCCGGGCATTCGGCGTTGCGGATGCGTTTTCCACCCACGACAACGCGGGCGCCGCGGCTGACGGCTTCCTGCACGTGCCGCTCGATTTTCTCGACCGCGCGTGCATTGATCATGGGGCCGATCTGCGCCGCGGGATTGGTGGCAGGCCCTACGACCAGCGCTCCGACGCGGGCTGCGAGCTTGTCGACGAAGGCGTCATGCACCTTGTCCTGGACATAGATCCGGTTCGGGCAAACGCAGGTCTGCCCGCCGTTGCGGAACTTGGCAGCCATCAGGCCCTCGACGGCGGCGTCGAGATCGGCATCATCGAAGACGATGAACGGCGCATTGCCCCCGAGTTCAAGCGACAGCTTCTTGAGCGTATCGGCGGAGCGGCGCGCCAGGTGCTTGCCAACCGGGGTCGAGCCCGTAAAGGTGATCTTGCGCACCCGGGCATCGTCCAGCCAGACATCGACCACTTCGGCCGCCCGCTCGCGCGAGGCCGTGACGATGTTCAGCACCCCTGGCGGCACGCCCGCCTCTTCCGCGAGCCGTACCAGCGCCAGTGAGGTCAGCGGCGTATCCTCGGCCGGCTTGCAGACCACCGTGCAGCCTGCCGCCAGCGCCGGGGCAATCTTGCGTGCGATCATCGCAGCGGGGAAGTTCCAGGGGGTGATGGCGGCGATGACCCCGACCGGTTCACGCAGTGCCAGCATGCGGCGGCCCGGAACCGGTGCGGCAATCACATCGCCGTCCGCGCGCGTGGCCTCTTCGGCAAACCATTCGACATAGCTGGCGGCGTACAGGACCTCGCCTTTGCCCTCCGCCAGGGGCTTGCCCTGCTCGCGCGAGATCAGGCTGCCAAGGTCTTCGAGGTGGCTGACGATCAGGTCATTCCAGCGCTTGATGATCTGAGCGCGTTGCTTGGCCGGGGTCTTGCGCCAGGCGGGAAATGCGGCATGGGCGACGTCGACGGCGAGCCGGGCCTCGGCGGCGCCGCTGTCCGGTACGGATGCGAAGACCTCATCGGTGGCAGGATCCGACACGTCAAGTGTTCGCTGGTCCGCACCGCTACACCATTCGCCGCCGATATAGTTGCGGCCGGGAAGCAGACTCTGTTTCTGGAGGGGAAGAGGCATTGGAAAAATCTCCTTGATAACGGCGTTAGATTGCGGTGCTGGCAACGCCAGCGGGCTTGGCTTTTCTTCCATGCACGTCGACTTCATCGATCCAGCCGCGGCGCAGCTCGGGTACCGAGCGCGCCAGCAGGGCGTAGTAAGGATGATGCGGGCCCCGGTCATAGTCCGCGTGCGCGACCTGGGTCAGCTTGCGGCCGTGCTGCATCACCACGATCTCGTCGCAGATCGCGCGCACGGTGTGCAGGTCGTGGCTGATGAAGAGGTACGAGACCCCCAGTTCCTTGCGCAGCTCGGCCATCAGGTCGAGGATGGCGGCGCCGACCACGGTGTCCAGCGCCGAGGTGATCTCGTCGCACAGGATCAGCTCGGGCTCGGCGGCAAGCGCGCGGGCCAGGTTCACCCGCTGCTTCTGCCCGCCGGAGAGGCCGCCCGGCGTGCGCTGCGCCACGCCCGCCGGCAGCCGCACCAGGTCCAGCAGCTGGCGGATCCGCGCGCGCAGCGCTTCGCCGCGCAGGCCGTGATAGAACTGCAGCGGGCGGGCCAGGATCTCGTGGATGGTGCGCGCGGGATTGAGCGCGGTATCGGCCATCTGGAACACGATCTGGATGCGGCGCAGCTCGTCGCGGCTGCGCTCGGCCACGCTCGGCTTCAGCGCGCGGCCGTTGAAGGCGATGCTGCCGCGGCACGGCGCCACCAGCCCGGCGACGGCCCGCGCCAGCGTGGTCTTGCCGGAGCCCGACTCGCCGATCACGCCGATGGCCTGGCCCCGGTACAGCTTCAGGTCGACCCCCTCCAGGATCTTCGCCGCGGGCTGCCCGTGCGCATCGAGCGGGCCGTAGCCGGCCGACAGGTCGCGCACCTCGAGCAGCAGCGGGCTCTTGTCCGGGTCCACCGGCGCGCCGGGGCGCTCGGCCGGGCGCGCCGCGGCCAGCAGGCAGCGGGTGTAGTCGTCGGCCGGCTGGTACAGGATCTGGTCGGTCTCGCCCAGCTCGCGCATCTTGCCATCGCGCAGCACCAGGATATGGTCGGCCACCTGGGCCACCACGGCCAGGTCGTGGCTGACATAGACCGCGGTGGTGCGGCGCTCGCGCACCGCGCGGCGGAACACGCGCAGCACTTCGACCTGCGTGGTCACGTCCAGTGCCGTGGTCGGCTCGTCCAGGATCACCAGGTCGGGATCGGTGATCAGCGCCATGGCCGCCATCAGGCGCTGTAGCTGCCCACCGGACACCTGGTGGGGATAGCGCTGGCCGATGGACTCGGGATTGGGCAGCGCCAGTTCACGGAACAGCGCGATCGCCTTGCGCTCGGCCGCCTTGCGCTCCATCAGGCGGTGGATCAGCGCCGGCTCGACCACCTGGTCCATGATGGTGCGCGACGGGTTGAACGAGGCCGCGGCGCTTTGCGCGATATACGTGATGTTGCGCCCGCGCAGCCGGCGCTGCTCGCCCGGCGGCAGGCGCAGCACGTCGGTGGCGCCCACCCGGATGCTGCCGGCGATCTCGCAGCCGTCGCGCGCAAAGCCCATCAGGGCGAGCGCGGTGGTGGTCTTGCCCGAGCCGGATTCGCCGATCAGGGCCAGCACCTTGCCCGGCTCGATCTCGAAGTCGACGCCGTCGACCAGGGTCGCCGCGCCGGCGGTGATGCGCAGATTGCTGACTGTTACGGACGTGCCCATTATTTCCTCCCACGTGCCGAGCGGCCCGGCAGATTGTCGATGACCAGGTTGACCGCCATGGTCAGGCTGGCGATGGCCAGCGCCGGCGCCACCACGGCCATGCTGCCCTCGGAGAGGGCGCCGATGTTCTCGCGCACCAGCGAACCCCAGTCGGCCTCGGGCGGCTGGATGCCCAGGCCGAGGAAGCTGAGGCTGGCGAGCAGCAGCACGACGTAGACGAAGCGCAGCCCCAGGTCGGCCAGCATCGGGCCGACGATATTGGGCAGGATCTCCTGGCGCATGATGTAGGCGGTGCCCTCGCCGCGCGTGCGGGCGACGGTCACGTAGTCCATCGCGTTGATGTTGACCGCCAGCGAGCGCGCGATGCGATACGCGCCGGGAACGTAGATGATGGCCGCGGTGATGGTGAGCATCCACACCGAGGAGCCGAAGGCGGCGACCATGATCAGCGCGAACATCTTGCTCGGGATCGCGGTGAGCGTATCGAGGCCGCGGCTCAGGCAGGCATCGATCCAGCGGCCGCTGACGGTGGCAAGCAGCGCGAGCGTGATGCCGATGCCGCTGGCGCACAGGGTCGAGACCAACGCCAGGCAGACGGTGTAGCGCGCGCCGAGCAGCACGCGCGCAAGCATGTCGCGGCCCATGTAGTCGGTGCCGAGCCAGTGCTGGGCGCTGACCGGCGCGAAGACCTGGAGTTCGCCCGAGGCCGCTGCATCAGGGTTGATCAGGAGCGGCCCGAAGATAGCGGCGACCAGCCAGCCCAGAAGAATGACGCAGCCGATCCAGCCGGTGAGGCCTAAGCGGGGCAGGCGCGGGTGGCGACGGCGCGTTGCGGCTGTGCCGAGGGTGACCGGCGCTTGTGTGTTGGAAGTTGGGGACATGAATTGCGGCTCCTGCTTGGCGTTCAAGGCATCAGCGGTGGCGCAGACGCGGGTTGGCAACGATGCCGCACACATCGGCAAGCGTGACGAGGGTCAGGTAGGTGGCGCAGAAAATCATGGCGCACACCTGGACCACGGGCATGTCGCGCTGGGCGACACTGTCGACCATCAGCTTGGCGATGCCCGGGTAGTTGAAGATGGTCTCGATGATGATGACGCCGCCCAGCAGGTAGGACAGGCTCAGCGCCACGGCATTGGCGATCGGGCCGATGGCGTTGGGCAGCGCGTGGAACAGCACCAGGCGGGTCGCGGAAGCACCCTTGAGCCGCACCATCTCGATGTAGGGCGCCTGCAGCTGGTCGATCACCGCGGCGCGCGTCATGCGCAGCATCTGCGCCACGATCACGCAGCACAGCGTCAGCACCGGCATGGCCAGCGAACGCAGCACCTTGTCCCAGGACTCGTCGTTGCCGACATAGGCCAGCGCGGGCAGCCAGCGCAGCTGGACCGCGAACAGCAACACCGCCAGCGTGGCGACCAGGAATTCGGGCACGGAGACTACTGCCACCGCGCCGAGGCTGACGCCGCGGTCGAACCAGGTGCCGCGATAGACCGCCGCGAGGATGCCGAGGCCCAGCGCCACCGGCACCGAAATCAGCGCGGTCAGGCCCGCCAGCAGCAGCGAATTGGGCAGCCGGCTGCCGACGGCCTCCGACACCGGCATGTGGGTAGCCAGGGACTCGCCGGCATCGCCGGTCAGCAGGCCGCGCAGCCAGTGGGCGTAGCGTACCGGCGCCGGCACGTCCAGGCCCATCTGGCTGCGCAGCGCGGCCAGGGCTTCCGGGGTCGCGTCCTGCCCGAGCTGTTCCTGGGCGGCGTCGCCGGGCAGTACCGCCGTGATCGCGAAGACGATGGCCGAGACGGCCAGCAATGAGATCAGCGCCAGTCCGACACGCCGGACCAGCAGACGAAATATAAACGGGTTCATGAGGGTCTCCTTTTCTAGTTGATCAATCGGGCCGTGATTTCCGAGGTCCGGCGCGTGGTCCGCCCCATCGGGTCGTTCACGGCATCCCGGACCGGTCCGTCCCGCCAGCACGCGAGCGGACCACTGCCAGGATCGGCATTCTTCAGATGGCCAATGGATGTATCCGAATCCATACCGGTAGTTGCACGCCGGCAAGCTGGACGCGGCAGGTGGCGACGGGCTGGTTCCAGCCGCGTCGCCCGGGGGGGAAAATCTATACCTGGCTTGAATCTGCTTCAGAAAATCTCGCGTGTTGGGGTCTTGACTCCGAGCGCTGAGGCGCGGCCGCAGGCGAAAACAGGGTCGGTGTCTGGAACGCGGCCATTCCAGCTTCCTCTGGTCAAGCGTCGAGCCAGACGTGCTCGGCAAACGCATAGCCCATCAGACCGCCCAGCGGGATGGGCGACAAGCCCTTGAGCTTCGTTGAATGCGCATCGATGCTGGACAGGAACAAGGGGATACCGATGCCCGCCTCCGCATGAATCATGGTTTGCATATCGGCATACAACTGCTTGCGTTTGGCGAAGTCAGTCTCGGCGCGCGCACCGAGCAACAGCTGGTCGAACCGCGGGTTCTTCCAGCGCGACTCGTTCCAGGGCGCGTCGGACTTGAAGAACTGCGTGAGGATCGTATCGGCGCTGGGTCGCGGATTCACATTGCCGAAGCCGACAGGGCTGTTGAGCCAGTGGTTCGACCAGTAGCCATCGGCCGGCATGCGCTTGATGTCGAGTTCCAGGCCAACGCGCTGGGCCGCCTGCTGCAGCATCAGCGCCATCTCGACCGAGTACAGCGCCGCCGGCGACGTCACCACCGGCACCTTGCCAGTCACGCCGGCCTTGCGCAGATGGAACTTCGCCTTCTCCGGATCGAACGGCCGTTGCGGCAGTTCCTTGAAATAGAAGCGGTTGGTGGGATCGATGGGCTGGTCGTTGCCAATGACGGCATTGCCGAGTGCGATCGCCTGTTTCATCTGCTCCCGGTCCAGCAGATACTTCATCCCCATGATGAAGTCCGGGTTCGTGCCGGGACCCACGTCCTTGCGCAGGATCAGGTCGGTATATTGGCCCGACCTGGTGATCATCAGCCCGTAGCCAGGAGTACCCTTGATGCGGGCCACGGCACGCGGGTTCACCATGGCGACCAGATCCATTTCGCCCGACAGCAGCGCATTGACTCGCGCGCTTTCGTCGGTGATGCCAACGAACTCGATCTCGTCGAGGTACGGCTTGCCTGGCTTCCAGTACGCCTCGTTGCGCACGGCAACGGTGCGCACGCCGGGGCGGAACTCCTTGATCTTGTAAGGTCCGGTACCGATGCCCGCGCTGAAGTCGGTGGTGCCGTCCTTGACGATCTGGAAATGAGAGGTCCCCAGGATCACCGGGAGATCGGCATTCGGCTGGGTCAACACCATCGTGACCTCGCCCGGACCGGTAGCCTTGACGCTCTCGATCTGCTCGGCCAGCACCTTGCCCTTGGAGGCGGTGGCCGGGTCCTTGTGGCGCATCACCGAGTACACCACATCCGCGGGCGACAACGCCTTGCCGTCATGGAACGTTACGCCCTTGCGCAACGCAAATACCCAAGTCTTTGCATCGGTGGTGTTGAAGGACTCCGCCAGCGCGGGGCGCGGCGTCAGGCTGGCATCGAGCGAGGTCAGCCCGTTGTAGACCATGTTGCAGCGCACATAGTCATTCTGGTTCGCCTGCTTGGCAGGATCCAGCGTATCGGACGCGGATGCCGTGCCAGCGGCCACACGGATGCGTCCGCCGCGCCGGGGTGTCTGCGCATGAGCCTCGAGCGCCTGGCCGGCCAGGCTACCGGCCAGCGTGGCTTGCATCCCGCCCGCCAGCAGCATCTTCAGCACATCGCGCCGGGTGGCGCCGCGCTTGAGTCCATCCAGGATACGAAGGCTTTCACCGGGACCGACAAGGCTAGCGAACTCGTTACAGCGATCCTTCATGGTCGTACTCCTGGTTTGGTGGGCAGGCCCAAGCAAAAGCGTTGATGTGCGGCGATTTAAGCATGCGTCCCCACGCCATTTATCGGGAAATGGGCGATTACGACGCGTAAAAGATGCGGTTTTCAAAAGCCCGGACGGCAGTTCCTGCGGTCAGGGATGGTTGTCGTTATCCCTTGCGGCAAAATCGATCAGCACGCTCTTGAAGCGCAGGTTTGCCTCCACCGCCTGGCGCCCGAGATCCTTGCCGATGCCAGATTGGTGATAGCCGCCGGTCGGGATCACAAAGTCCGCACTGCGCCCATAGCGATTGATCCATACCGTGCCCGCTGAAATGCCGCGCATCGCGCGCAGCGCGCGGCCGATATCGGCGGTGTGAACGCCGGCGGCGAGGCCATAGTGCTCGTGCGCGGCAAGCGCCAGACCCTCCTCTTCATCCTCGAAGGTTTGCACTGTCAGCACCGGGCCGAAGATTTCTTCCCGCACCGCAGGATTGTCCGCGCTTACGCCCTGGATCAGCGTAGGCTGGAAGAACGCGCCGCCCGGACCGCCGTCAACGAGGCCACCGCCGCAGCGCAGTTCCGCGCCGTTGCCGCGCGCGCGCTCCACGATGTCGAGGATGCGCGACGCCTGCACCGCCGAAACAATCGGCGCCAGCGTGGTGGCATCATCCCAGGTCGCACCGGGCAGCAGCCCGGAGAAGCGCGCCACGATGCGCTCGACCAGCGCCTCGGCGATGCCGCGTTGCACAATCAGCCGCGAGCCGGCCACGCATACCTGTCCTGCATTGCCGGTGATGGCGCCGGCAATGATGCCCGCAAGCCGGTCAAGATCCGGTGCATCATCGAATACAAGCTGAGGGCTTTTGCCGCCCAGCTCCAGCGTCACCGGCTTCGGCCCCTGCGACGCGCAAGCCGCCATGATCGCGGCGCCCGTGCGCGTCGATCCCGTGAAGGTCATTTTCGAGATCAGCGGGTGGCGCGTCAGCGCATCGCCCGTCGTTGCCCCGTCACCCTGCACCACGTTGAACAGGCCGGGCGGCAGGCCGGCTTCGATGGCCAGCTGAGCCAGGCGCACCGCGGAGAACGGCGTCAGTTCGGAGGGCTTCAGCACCACGGCGTTGCCCGCGGCAAGCGCGGCACCAACCTTCCAGGACACCATCACCAGCGGGAAATTCCAGGGCGTGATCGCGCCCACCACGCCATACGGCTCGGCTACCACCATGCCAAGGTGATCGTGGCGCGTAGCCGCCACCTCGCCGCCCAGCTTGTCGGCATACTCGGCGAAGAACCGCAGTCCCTCCGCCGTGAACGGTACATCCCATGCGGTAGCATCGCGCACCGGCCGGGTCGAGCACACCGCTTCGAGCGGCGCGAGGCCACCCACGTCCGCTTCGATCAGGTCCGCCCATCGGCGCAGCACGCGGGCCCGCTCGCGCGGCGCGCGGCGCGCCCAGTCGCTGGTACGCCAGGTCTTCCACGCGTCCCGTACGGCTGCATCGACCGCCGCGGCGTCGGCCAACGGAAGCTCGGCATGCACCTGGCTATCGGAGGGACGCCGCACGGCAATACGGCCGGCATCAGGCACGAACTGTCCACCAATGAAATGGCCGGTGGATACGGCGATAGTGTGGGGGTCAAAGACTTGCACGGAATGACGGGCGCTTCAGTCGCGCCAAAGGTGTGTTGATGCCTTCCATGCTAGACAAGAATGCCCAAGATTTATCTCGCTTAAGGACGGTGCTTCCGCATCGAATTGCAAAACTGGCACCTCTCGCAACCGAATCTTCCGAGTTAAGGAGAAACCCCAACGCATTGGGGTTCCCCGGCACGATTGCCCCGCCGAGTTGCACCAGCACAATGCTGGCCAGCGAGTTCCGTCTTGTCCAAAAAAAAACCGCGGGCATCGCTGCCTGCGGGCAAGGCTTCACAAGGAAGCGGAGACCACCGAAGTACCCCGGCAATCCTCCCGCCTACGCCGGCCGGAACATTGCATAAACCTTGGCCGCGTGCTCGCGGCCTTCCTGACTGCATTGCGCGTGCTGCTCGACCAGAAACATGTCGCCTTGCGAGAACGTCCGCGCCGGCCCGTCTC from Cupriavidus taiwanensis includes the following:
- a CDS encoding haloacid dehalogenase type II; translated protein: MSATTLRPKYISFDCYGTLINFQMADLARELFADRIAPENMQQFTTDFARYRLDEVMGDWRPYDELLCNSVERLCRRWGIEYRDNEGLKFYNAVPTWQPHKDVPDALARLAKEYQLVIFSNAMDVQIPYSVEKLGAPFHRVYTAQQAGAYKPRLRAFEYMIEQLECTPDDVLHVSSSMRYDHLSADDVGIKNKAFVARGHEPSWSVWGCHEIKDLSGLPALVGL
- a CDS encoding GNAT family N-acetyltransferase; this translates as MKDPNGSGTVHFRSMKPEDLPDVHKLSLATLWPHRLEDWKFILEIGEGIVAEDGTGIIGTVMYWFHGMDYAWLGMTIVSPDHRHQGLGRDLVSRALVATGDRTVLLHTTADGVPLFESFGFRPTGWVHRHQGSVFHYPFVPLSAGERIRPVSPRDEAALAEMASRSSGMPRATVIKHLLTVADIVAIDRYGELIAFAALRKFGHGFVIGPVIAPDVDRAKALIAHWAGSRAGSFVRADVPETSGLSSWLTDMGLVQVDETVQAMARGKPPLPDASITRFALLSQSLG
- a CDS encoding aspartate aminotransferase family protein, with translation MQIDSLIALDREHLIHPLVNYRAHEQRGVTILESGHGAYLKDAQGNELLDAFSGLWCVNVGYGQQSIVQAAAEQMAKLPYATGYFHFGSEPAIRLAARLVELAPPSLRHVYFTLGGSDADDSAIRFITHYFNSTGRPQKKQFISLERGYHGSSSQGSGLTALSVFHNNFDVPLRNQHKIPSPYPYRNPVGPDPEAIIRASVEALRSKVRELGADNVAAFFCEPIQGSGGVIVPPKGWLKAMRIACRELGILFVVDEVITAFGRTGPMFACEAEGVEPDLMTIAKGLTAAYAPMGAVLMSDEVYAGIADGMASGVPVGHGYTYSAHPVSAAIGLEVLRLYTEGGLIANGIAQAPHFEEGLRSLLSHPLVGEARSRGLLGALELVSDKSSKERFSPSLKLHERITEVAYRNKVVFRAFGDNILGFAPALCYTAADFELLFARLKKTLDEVLAQPEVRAAVKQ
- a CDS encoding Lrp/AsnC family transcriptional regulator, producing MFDTPKLDRIDISILSHLQRNGRTTNVDLADAVGLSPSPCLIRVKRLEKAGYIGGYGAQLRLEKLGNMQIVFTQVTLSDHRREDFAKFEATIRDIDEIVECHLVSGGFDYMLKFVTCGVAHYQSIVEDVLRQNVNIEKYFSYIVIKSSFVKGYYPITKLLAGHE
- a CDS encoding NAD-dependent succinate-semialdehyde dehydrogenase; this encodes MPLPLQKQSLLPGRNYIGGEWCSGADQRTLDVSDPATDEVFASVPDSGAAEARLAVDVAHAAFPAWRKTPAKQRAQIIKRWNDLIVSHLEDLGSLISREQGKPLAEGKGEVLYAASYVEWFAEEATRADGDVIAAPVPGRRMLALREPVGVIAAITPWNFPAAMIARKIAPALAAGCTVVCKPAEDTPLTSLALVRLAEEAGVPPGVLNIVTASRERAAEVVDVWLDDARVRKITFTGSTPVGKHLARRSADTLKKLSLELGGNAPFIVFDDADLDAAVEGLMAAKFRNGGQTCVCPNRIYVQDKVHDAFVDKLAARVGALVVGPATNPAAQIGPMINARAVEKIERHVQEAVSRGARVVVGGKRIRNAECPGPNYYAPTVLVDADASMQCSYEETFGPVAPVTRFSTEADVVAAANATPFGLAAYFYSNDVRRIWRLADALESGIVGINEGALAAEAAPFGGVKDSGYGREGSRHGMDEYMHIKYVCQGQLD